A window of Polyodon spathula isolate WHYD16114869_AA unplaced genomic scaffold, ASM1765450v1 scaffolds_1422, whole genome shotgun sequence contains these coding sequences:
- the LOC121309698 gene encoding proline rich transmembrane protein 1B — MNSVDSAPNPPRTTVEGQDSIVAAGATPQPASEEALIPETSPCSTEACGGTDPKLGTNSHPNGAAESGQQNHSTTGVHGTHNPGFVDEPPPYTPPDPKTVHLLYPPFQPQFSGQGPVVCQPGPTETIFYQQQFIPSANYPYTIYMNGLPARAESRSVPKDYLVESVLVMVFCCLMTGVIAVVYSHETRIAISRGDLAQAERASSKARSLVLFSLLFGVFISVSWVIYVVVVVLAGV; from the exons ATGAATTCAGTGGACTCAG CACCAAACCCACCAAGGACCACAGTGGAAGGACAGGACTCTATCGTGGCCGCAGGGGCGACCCCCCAGCCAGCCAGCGAGGAAGCTTTAATACCCGAGACCAGTCCATGCTCCACAGAAGCGTGCGGAGGAACTGATCCGAAACTGGGTACAAATTCCCACCCAAATGGTGCCGCAGAGAGTGGACAGCAAAACCACTCCACCACAGGCGTCCATGGGACCCACAACCCTGGCTTCGTGGACGAGCCTCCTCCCTACACCCCGCCTGACCCAAAGACTGTTCACCTGCTCTACCCACCTTTCCAACCCCAGTTTTCAGGGCAGGGGCCCGTGGTGTGCCAGCCGGGACCAACAGAGACCATCTTCTATCAGCAACAGTTCATCCCATCAGCAAACTATCCCTATACTATT TATATGAATGGCCTACCCGCCCGTGCCGAGTCCAGAAGTGTCCCCAAGGACTACCTGGTGGAGTCAGTGCTGGTCATGGTCTTCTGCTGCCTGATGACCGGAGTCATTGCTGTCGTGTACTCACATGAG ACCCGGATAGCCATCAGCAGAGGGGATCTTGCCCAGGCAGAGAGAGCCTCGTCAAAGGCGCGCTCCCTGGTCCTGTTCAGCCTGCTCTTTGGGGTCTTCATCTCAGTGAGCTGGGTCATCTACGTGGTGGTGGTGGTTCTCGCCGGAGTGTGA
- the uck1 gene encoding uridine-cytidine kinase 1 → MACVAMPGELGRPHHRPFLIGVSGGTASGKSTVCAKIMELLGQNEVDHHQRKVVIVSQDRFYRVLTIEQKAKALKGQYNFDHPDAFDNELMYKTLKDIVEGRPVEVPTYDCVTHSRLQETMTVYPADVVLFEGILVFYSQEIRDMFHLKLFVDTDSDVRLSRRVLRDMKRGRDLEQILTQYTTFVKPAFEEFCLLTKKYADVIIPRGVDNMVAINLIVQHIQDILNGDICKWQRGAVNGRGLKRALSEQGGVANGIPNPPGKRVLLEPSSRPH, encoded by the exons ATGGCTTGTGTCGCGATGCCGGGAGAGCTGGGCCGGCCTCATCATCGCCCTTTCCTGATCGGCGTGAGCGGCGGGACTGCCAGTGGCAAG TCGACAGTATGTGCGAAGATCATGGAGCTGCTTGGCCAGAACGAGGTGGACCATCACCAGCGCAAAGTGGTCATCGTGAGCCAGGACCGCTTCTACAGGGTGCTGACCATCGAGCAGAAAGCCAAGGCTCTCAAGGGCCAGTACAACTTTGACCACCCAG atgcTTTTGATAATGAGCTGATGTATAAAACCCTGAAAGATATTGTGGAGGGAAGGCCGGTCGAGGTGCCCACGTATGATTGTGTAACCCATTCCAG GCTGCAGGAGACGATGACGGTGTACCCAGCTGACGTGGTTCTGTTCGAAGGGATCCTGGTGTTCTACTCTCAGGAAATCAGGGATATGTTTCACCTGAAGCTCTTTGTGGACACAGACTCCGACGTGAGGCTGTCCCGCAGAG TTCTTCGAGATATGAAGAGAGGGAGGGATTTGGAACAGATCCTGACTCAGTACACCACCTTCGTGAAACCGGCCTTCGAAGAGTTCTGCTTGCTG aCCAAGAAATATGCAGATGTGATCATACCTCGAGGGGTGGATAACATGG TTGCGATTAACCTGATTGTCCAGCACATCCAGGACATCCTCAATGGAGACATCTGCAAATGGCAGCGGGGCGCGGTGAATGGCCGTGGGTTGAAGAGGGCCCTGTCGGAACAAGGAGGCGTGGCTAACGGGATTCCAAACCCACCGGGCAAGCGGGTTCTGTTGGAGCCCAGCAGCCGGCCCCACTGA
- the pomt1 gene encoding protein O-mannosyl-transferase 1, whose product MLGVPKLPLTVKPEVDLVLVAVTAAGLATRLWGITYPTAVVFDEVYYGQFTSLYMKNIFFIDDSGPPLGHMILALGAFLGGFDGNFVWNRIGAEYPCSVPVWSLRLLPALAGSLSVPLAYQIVVELGYSHLTALGAALLVLCENSLVVQSRFMLLESLLIFFLLLAVLSYLKFHNSHKRSAHFSPSWWFWLLLTGAACACAVGVKYMGLFTYFLLLCVAGAHAWQVIGDPKLSNTAVLYHVVARGAALVALPVVLYLGFFCLHLNLLYRTGPHDQIMTSAFQASLEGGLARITQGQPLEVSYGSQITLRNVLSQPTPCWLHSHKGNYPIRYGDGRGSSHQQQVTCYPFKDVNNWWIVKDPGRRELVVSNPPRPVRHGDTVQLVHGMTARFLNTHDVAAPMSPHTQEVSCYIDYNISMPAQDLWRVEVVNRESEREVWKTILSEVRLVHVNTTAVLKLSGASLPDWGFRQLEIVADKMARGYHQSMAWNVEEHRYGKSHEQKERELELHSPSQIHVSRNLSFMAKFAELQWKMLTLKNEESEHKYSSSPLDWITMDTNIAYWLHPTSNAQIHLIGNIVNWSSANISLCAYAALFLWYLLRRRRRMEDIPEDSWSQWVLVGALCAGGWAVNYLPFFMMEKTLFLYHYLPALTFEILLPPIVLQHVHDHILRFPAHRHALGALVLAWLSSVYLVYRSFSPLTYGQPTLSAAELGALRWKDTWDILVRKR is encoded by the exons ATGTTGGGAGTTCCTAAACTTCCCCTCACGGTTAAACCTGAGGTGGACCTTGTTCTGGTGGCCGTCACGGCAGCGGGACTGGCAACCCGGTTATGGGGGATAACCTACCCTACAGCTGTCGT gtttgatGAAGTCTATTATGGACAGTTTACATCTCTTtacatgaaaaatatattcttcATTGATGACAGCGGTCCTCCATTGGGGCATATGATTCTGGCGTTGGGGG CATTTCTTGGAGGGTTCGATGGAAACTTTGTTTGGAACAGGATTGGAGCAG agtacccttgcagtgttcctgtgtggaGCCTGCGCTTGCTGCCCGCCCTGGCTGGCTCTCTCTCTGTCCCGCTGGCCTATCAGATAGTGGTGGAGCTTGGGTACTCCCACCTCACTGCCCTGGGAGCTGCCCTCCTCGTCCTGTGTG AGAACTCCCTCGTTGTTCAGTCCCGGTTCATGCTTCTGGAATCTCTGCTCATATTTTTTCTCCTGCTGGCAGTTCTTTCTTACCTGAAGTTTCACAACAGCCACAAACGGAG tGCACATTTCTCCCCCAGCTGGTGGTTTTGGTTGCTTCTGACAGGGGCGGCCTGTGCCTGTGCTGTCGG TGTGAAGTACATGGGCCTGTTTACCTATTTCCTCCTGCTGTGCGTTGCTGGGGCACATGCGTGGCAAGTGATTGGCGACCCAAAGCTATCCAAT ACGGCAGTGTTGTACCATGTAGTAGCCAGGGGGGCTGCGCTGGTAGCCCTCCCTGTGGTTCTCTACTTGGGCTTCTTCTGCCTGCATCTGAACCTGCTGTACCGCACGGGACCCCACGACCAGATCATGACCAGTGCCTTCCAGGCCAGCTTGGAG GGCGGGCTGGCTCGAATCACTCAGGGTCAGCCTCTGGAAGTGTCCTACGGATCCCAGATCACCCTGCGCAATGTGCTGAGCCAACCAACCCCCTGCTGGCTTCACTCGCACAAGGGCAACTACCCCATCAG GTATGGGGATGGCCGAGGCAGCTCCCATCAGCAGCAGGTCACCTGCTACCCCTTTAAAGACGTCAACAACTGGTGGATTGTAAAAGACCCGGGCCG GCGGGAGCTGGTGGTGAGTAACCCTCCACGACCGGTCCGACACGGAGACACCGTGCAGTTGGTACACGGCATGACCGCACGCTTCCTCAACAC GCATGACGTGGCTGCCCCAATGAGCCCCCACACACAGGAAGTGTCCTGCTACATTGATTACAACATCTCCATGCCAGCACAGGACCTCTGGAGGGTG gaAGTTGTGAACCGCGAGAGCGAGCGGGAGGTTTGGAAGACAATTCTGTCCGAAGTCCGATTGGTGCACGTCAACACCACTGCAGTGCTAAAG CTCAGTGGAGCCTCCTTGCCGGACTGGGGATTTCGGCAGCTGGAGATCGTGGCGGACAAGATGGCAAGGGGATACCACCAGAGCATGGCATGGAACGTGGAGGAGCACAGATACGGGAAAA GTCAcgaacagaaagagagagagctggaGCTGCACTCCCCGTCGCAGATCCACGTCAGCAGAAACCTCAGCTTCATGGCCAAGTTTGCGGAGTTGCAG tgGAAGATGCTGACGCTGAAGAATGAAGAATCAGAACACAAGTATAGCTCCTCCCCCTTGGACTGGATCACCATGGATACCAACATTGCTTATTGGCTCCATCCAACTAGCAAC GCTCAGATACATCTCATTGGGAACATCGTTAACTGGTCCTCTGCTAATATCAGCCTCTGTGCTTATGCTGCCCTCTTCCTCTGGTACCTGCTAAGGCGACGTCGGAGAATGGAAGACATCCCTGAAG ACTCCTGGTCTCAGTGGGTGCTGGTGGGTGCTCTCTGCGCCGGGGGCTGGGCTGTCAACTACCTGCCCTTCTTCATGATGGAGAAAACCCTGTTCCTGTACCACTACCTGCCTGCGCTGACCTTCGAAATCCTCCTCCCTCCCATAGTGCTGCAGCACGTGCATGACCACATCCTCAG GTTTCCGGCGCACAGACATGCCCTCGGCGCCCTTGTCCTGGCTTGGCTCTCTTCGGTTTACCTGGTGTACCGCAGCTTCAGCCCCCTCACCTACGGGCAGCCCACCCTGTCTGCAGCCGAGCTGGGGGCCCTGCGCTGGAAGGACACCTGGGACATTCTCGTACGCAAGCGTTAG